The genomic region TTCTACTTCTACTGCCTCTCCGCCGTCATGCATCCCGTAAAGGGGCAGGTCACTCTTGAAGTTCGCCGGGCTGTCATCCGCTCCCCGGGCTTTAGCCGCGGCTCTGGCTTCTTCCCCGATTCTAATGCCGTAGTCCTTGATGGCTTTTAAGATTAGCTCTTTCCCCTTCTCCTCGCCCAGTTCATCGACCAGTGTCCGGGCGAAGGCAATGTGCAAAAGCCCCAGCCTGGCGCAGACCTTTCTTACCTGTTCCCTGGCTTCTTCCAGGGGAACGGTTTTTTCTTTCTCAGTCATTCGAGTCCTCCTTGGACAGTTTCACCCTTTTATTATAGCGTGTTTTGCCTGTTTTCTCCCATCACGGGCGCCGGTACTGTTCCAGCTTCAGGTGGATAAAGAGTATCACCTGTTTTTCCGGTTTGTCAAACGGTGTCAGGCTCGTAATCGCAAGTCCTGTCCGGCTTCCGGAAACAGATTGACAGGCGTGCTC from Dehalococcoidales bacterium harbors:
- a CDS encoding L-2-amino-thiazoline-4-carboxylic acid hydrolase → MTEKEKTVPLEEAREQVRKVCARLGLLHIAFARTLVDELGEEKGKELILKAIKDYGIRIGEEARAAAKARGADDSPANFKSDLPLYGMHDGGEAVEVEGETRRRAYGCVMGKVWNELGEGELGRLYCYVDPAKYMAFNPDYKLMHLKALPGGDEYCEMAVRPTTEQERKDFADKDKDWSYIDR